One Dioscorea cayenensis subsp. rotundata cultivar TDr96_F1 chromosome 15, TDr96_F1_v2_PseudoChromosome.rev07_lg8_w22 25.fasta, whole genome shotgun sequence genomic region harbors:
- the LOC120277860 gene encoding probable aldo-keto reductase 1 isoform X2, giving the protein MEQVPQLQMPRVKLGTQGLEVSKLGFGCMTLSERYNKPLPEEEGIAFLKYVFNQGITFFDTADVYGPYTNEILFAMQALKELPREKIQLATKFGVFPIKKGGKGLNGKPEYVRACCEASLKRLQVDYIDLYYQHRVDQTVPIEETIGELKKLVEEGKVKYIGLSEASPDTIRRAHAVHPISAVQMEWSLWSRDIEDEIVPLCRELEIGIVPYSPLGRGFFGGKGVLESVHEHIDPHPRFTSENLEKNKALYVRVENLAKKYECSTAQLALSWVLHQGDDVVPIPATTKIKNLDSNIGALQVKLTEDDWREISDLIPVEEVAGSRSYEFDESFGWKHANTPLPTSA; this is encoded by the exons ATGGAGCAGGTCCCTCAACTTCAGATGCCCAGAGTGAAGCTGGGAACACAAGGACTAGAG GTTTCTAAGTTGGGTTTTGGATGTATGACACTGAGTGAAAGATACAACAAACCTCTACCAGAAGAAGAAGGGATAGCCTTCCTTAAGTATGTATTCAATCAAGGGATCACCTTCTTTGACACAGCTGATGTTTATGGACCTTATACTAATGAGATATTGTTTGCAATGCAA GCATTGAAGGAGTTGCCTAGAGAGAAGATCCAATTGGCAacaaaatttggtgtttttccTATTAAGAAAGGAGGTAAGGGGTTGAATGGGAAGCCAGAGTATGTGAGAGCTTGTTGTGAGGCCAGTCTCAAGAGACTCCAAGTGGACTATATTGATTTGTATTATCAGCATAGGGTTGATCAGACTGTTCCTATTGAGGAAACT ATTGGAGAATTGAAAAAGTTGGTGGAAGAAGGGAAAGTGAAGTACATTGGTTTATCAGAGGCTAGTCCAGATACAATCAGGCGTGCTCATGCAGTGCATCCCATTTCTGCAGTTCAAATGGAATGGTCTTTGTGGTCTCGTGATATTGAAGATGAGATTGTCCCACTTTGCAG AGAGCTTGAAATAGGAATAGTACCATACAGTCCACTCGGCCGGGGATTTTTTGGTGGCAAAGGAGTTTTAGAAAGTGTTCATGAACACATC GATCCACATCCAAGGTTTACTAGTGAGAACTTGGAGAAGAACAAAGCATTGTATGTGAGAGTTGAGAATTTGGCTAAGAAATATGAATGCAGCACTGCTCAACTAGCTTTGTCTTGGGTTCTCCATCAAGGAGATGATGTTGTTCCAATCCCTG CAACAACTAAAATCAAGAACCTGGATAGTAACATCGGGGCATTACAAGTGAAGCTGACAGAGGATGACTGGAGAGAAATTTCTGATTTAATTCCTGTTGAAGAGGTTGCGGGTTCCAGGAGTTATGAGTTTGATGAATCATTTGGCTGGAAGCATGCAAATACACCACTTCCCACATCAGCTTGA
- the LOC120277860 gene encoding probable aldo-keto reductase 1 isoform X3: MEQVPQLQMPRVKLGTQGLEVSKLGFGCMTLSERYNKPLPEEEGIAFLKYVFNQGITFFDTADVYGPYTNEILFAMQALKELPREKIQLATKFGVFPIKKGGKGLNGKPEYVRACCEASLKRLQVDYIDLYYQHRVDQTVPIEETIGELKKLVEEGKVKYIGLSEASPDTIRRAHAVHPISAVQMEWSLWSRDIEDEIVPLCRELEIGIVPYSPLGRGFFGGKGVLESDPHPRFTSENLEKNKALYVRVENLAKKYECSTAQLALSWVLHQGDDVVPIPATTKIKNLDSNIGALQVKLTEDDWREISDLIPVEEVAGSRSYEFDESFGWKHANTPLPTSA, encoded by the exons ATGGAGCAGGTCCCTCAACTTCAGATGCCCAGAGTGAAGCTGGGAACACAAGGACTAGAG GTTTCTAAGTTGGGTTTTGGATGTATGACACTGAGTGAAAGATACAACAAACCTCTACCAGAAGAAGAAGGGATAGCCTTCCTTAAGTATGTATTCAATCAAGGGATCACCTTCTTTGACACAGCTGATGTTTATGGACCTTATACTAATGAGATATTGTTTGCAATGCAA GCATTGAAGGAGTTGCCTAGAGAGAAGATCCAATTGGCAacaaaatttggtgtttttccTATTAAGAAAGGAGGTAAGGGGTTGAATGGGAAGCCAGAGTATGTGAGAGCTTGTTGTGAGGCCAGTCTCAAGAGACTCCAAGTGGACTATATTGATTTGTATTATCAGCATAGGGTTGATCAGACTGTTCCTATTGAGGAAACT ATTGGAGAATTGAAAAAGTTGGTGGAAGAAGGGAAAGTGAAGTACATTGGTTTATCAGAGGCTAGTCCAGATACAATCAGGCGTGCTCATGCAGTGCATCCCATTTCTGCAGTTCAAATGGAATGGTCTTTGTGGTCTCGTGATATTGAAGATGAGATTGTCCCACTTTGCAG AGAGCTTGAAATAGGAATAGTACCATACAGTCCACTCGGCCGGGGATTTTTTGGTGGCAAAGGAGTTTTAGAAAGT GATCCACATCCAAGGTTTACTAGTGAGAACTTGGAGAAGAACAAAGCATTGTATGTGAGAGTTGAGAATTTGGCTAAGAAATATGAATGCAGCACTGCTCAACTAGCTTTGTCTTGGGTTCTCCATCAAGGAGATGATGTTGTTCCAATCCCTG CAACAACTAAAATCAAGAACCTGGATAGTAACATCGGGGCATTACAAGTGAAGCTGACAGAGGATGACTGGAGAGAAATTTCTGATTTAATTCCTGTTGAAGAGGTTGCGGGTTCCAGGAGTTATGAGTTTGATGAATCATTTGGCTGGAAGCATGCAAATACACCACTTCCCACATCAGCTTGA
- the LOC120277860 gene encoding probable aldo-keto reductase 1 isoform X1, giving the protein MEQVPQLQMPRVKLGTQGLEVSKLGFGCMTLSERYNKPLPEEEGIAFLKYVFNQGITFFDTADVYGPYTNEILFAMQALKELPREKIQLATKFGVFPIKKGGKGLNGKPEYVRACCEASLKRLQVDYIDLYYQHRVDQTVPIEETIGELKKLVEEGKVKYIGLSEASPDTIRRAHAVHPISAVQMEWSLWSRDIEDEIVPLCRELEIGIVPYSPLGRGFFGGKGVLESVHEHIVRIIYPRFTSENLEKNKALYVRVENLAKKYECSTAQLALSWVLHQGDDVVPIPATTKIKNLDSNIGALQVKLTEDDWREISDLIPVEEVAGSRSYEFDESFGWKHANTPLPTSA; this is encoded by the exons ATGGAGCAGGTCCCTCAACTTCAGATGCCCAGAGTGAAGCTGGGAACACAAGGACTAGAG GTTTCTAAGTTGGGTTTTGGATGTATGACACTGAGTGAAAGATACAACAAACCTCTACCAGAAGAAGAAGGGATAGCCTTCCTTAAGTATGTATTCAATCAAGGGATCACCTTCTTTGACACAGCTGATGTTTATGGACCTTATACTAATGAGATATTGTTTGCAATGCAA GCATTGAAGGAGTTGCCTAGAGAGAAGATCCAATTGGCAacaaaatttggtgtttttccTATTAAGAAAGGAGGTAAGGGGTTGAATGGGAAGCCAGAGTATGTGAGAGCTTGTTGTGAGGCCAGTCTCAAGAGACTCCAAGTGGACTATATTGATTTGTATTATCAGCATAGGGTTGATCAGACTGTTCCTATTGAGGAAACT ATTGGAGAATTGAAAAAGTTGGTGGAAGAAGGGAAAGTGAAGTACATTGGTTTATCAGAGGCTAGTCCAGATACAATCAGGCGTGCTCATGCAGTGCATCCCATTTCTGCAGTTCAAATGGAATGGTCTTTGTGGTCTCGTGATATTGAAGATGAGATTGTCCCACTTTGCAG AGAGCTTGAAATAGGAATAGTACCATACAGTCCACTCGGCCGGGGATTTTTTGGTGGCAAAGGAGTTTTAGAAAGTGTTCATGAACACATCGTACgtattatat ATCCAAGGTTTACTAGTGAGAACTTGGAGAAGAACAAAGCATTGTATGTGAGAGTTGAGAATTTGGCTAAGAAATATGAATGCAGCACTGCTCAACTAGCTTTGTCTTGGGTTCTCCATCAAGGAGATGATGTTGTTCCAATCCCTG CAACAACTAAAATCAAGAACCTGGATAGTAACATCGGGGCATTACAAGTGAAGCTGACAGAGGATGACTGGAGAGAAATTTCTGATTTAATTCCTGTTGAAGAGGTTGCGGGTTCCAGGAGTTATGAGTTTGATGAATCATTTGGCTGGAAGCATGCAAATACACCACTTCCCACATCAGCTTGA